The Nerophis lumbriciformis linkage group LG15, RoL_Nlum_v2.1, whole genome shotgun sequence genome window below encodes:
- the LOC133616024 gene encoding methylmalonyl-CoA epimerase, mitochondrial-like has translation MASAVLKVAVSSLSRCAPLIFLRAHSTTASLHQNTPRSLWNLGKLNHIAIAVPDMDKATALYRDVLGATVSERVPLPEHGVYTVFVELGNTKLELLHPLGEKSPIAGFLQKNKAGGMHHICIEVDDISAAIKDLKARNIRTLSAEPRIGAHGKPVMFLHPKDCDGVLVELEEA, from the exons ATGGCGTCCGCGGTTCTGAAGGTTGCTG TTTCCAGTCTATCCAGATGTGCTCCGCTCATTTTCCTGCGAGCACATTCGACCACAGCATCCCTTCATCAGAACACCCCAAGGTCGCTGTGGAACCTGGGCAAGCTCAACCATATCGCCATTGCCGTGCCAGACATGGACAAGGCCACCGCTTTGTATCGGGATGTCCTGGGGGCCACAGTAAGTGAACGGGTGCCTCTGCCCGAGCATGGTGTCTACACCGTGTTCGTGGAGCTCGGCAACACCAAGCTGGAGCTTCTCCATCCTCTCGGGGAGAAGAGCCCCATTGCTGGATTTTTACAGAAGAACAAGGCGGGTGGGATGCACCACATTTGCATCGAG GTTGACGACATCAGTGCTGCGATCAAAGACCTGAAAGCCAGGAACATCCGAACTCTGTCAGCAGAGCCGCGAATAGGAGCTCATGGAAAACCGGTGATGTTTCTTCATCCCAAAGACTGTGACGGCGTGCTGGTAGAGTTGGAGGAGGCATGA
- the LOC133616023 gene encoding ferritin, heavy subunit, which yields MSSQVRQNFHQDCEAAINRQINLELYASYVYLSMAYYFDRDDQALHNFAKFFRGQSHEEREHAEKLMKLQNERGGRIFLQDVRKPERDEWGSGVEALECALQLEKSVNQSLLDLHKLCSEHTDPHLCDFIETHFLDEQVKSIKELADWVTNLRRMGAPQNGMAEYLFDKHTLGKESS from the exons ATGAGTTCCCAGGTTAGACAAAACTTCCATCAGGACTGCGAGGCTGCCATCAACAGGCAGATCAACCTGGAGTTGTATGCCTCTTACGTCTACCTGTCCATG GCATACTACTTTGACCGGGATGACCAAGCTTTGCACAATTTTGCTAAGTTCTTCCGTGGCCAGTCACACGAGGAGCGTGAGCACGCAGAGAAGCTCATGAAACTTCAGAACGAGCGGGGAGGCAGGATCTTTCTTCAAGACGTCAGG AAGCCTGAGCGGGATGAGTGGGGCAGTGGTGTTGAGGCTCTTGAATGCGCCCTGCAGCTTGAAAAAAGTGTCAACCAGTCCCTTCTGGACTTGCACAAACTCTGCTCTGAGCACACCGACCCACAT TTGTGCGACTTCATTGAGACCCACTTCCTGGACGAGCAGGTGAAGTCCATTAAAGAGCTGGCGGACTGGGTGACCAACCTGCGTCGCATGGGCGCACCTCAGAATGGCATGGCAGAGTACCTATTTGACAAACATACTCTGGGCAAAGAAAGCAGCTAA
- the LOC133616022 gene encoding large ribosomal subunit protein P2-like, translating to MRYVAAYLLASLAGNDTPDAKQIKKILDSVGIEADDTRLEKVLSELKGKKVNDVIAAGFSKLASMPAGGAVAVAVASSAAAGSGGAAAPAAAAAVEKKEEKKEESEESDDDMGFGLFD from the exons ATGCGTTACGTTGCCGCTTACCTGCTCGCTTCCCTTGCCGGCAATGACACACCTGACGCCAAACAGATCAAGAAGATCttggacagtgttggcattgaGGCTGATGATACCCGTTTGGAAAAG GTCCTCTCTGAGCTCAAAGGCAAAAAAGTAAATGATGTGATCGCTGCAG GTTTCAGTAAACTGGCCAGCATGCCAGCAGGAGGTGCTGTGGCTGTTGCTGTTGCCAGCTCTGCAGCTGCTGGCTCAGGAGGAGCCGCAGCCCCTGCTGCAGCAGCAGC TGTGGAAAAGAAAGAAGAGAAGAAGGAAGAGTCTGAAGAATCCGATGACGACATGGGATTCGGTCTGTTCGACTAA